In the Quercus lobata isolate SW786 chromosome 5, ValleyOak3.0 Primary Assembly, whole genome shotgun sequence genome, one interval contains:
- the LOC115991527 gene encoding uncharacterized protein LOC115991527, whose amino-acid sequence MFVAAKFSEKGQSLALTGGRRSSQSSTSSSITKTICFCAICKSHQSYWFAVNISFEAEEELESRTKGRDPDEEDLMARFCGRHHHHFDGVTYGDAVPRWVARWIRVAEPGNVLKNHHQRQQQ is encoded by the exons ATGTTTGTGGCGGCAAAATTCAGTGAGAAGGGCCAATCATTGGCCCTAACAGGAGGGAGAAGATCATCACAATCTTCTACCTCTTCTTCTATTACAAAAACCATCTGCTTTTGTGCAATTTGTAAATCTCATCAATCGTATTGGTTTGCGGTTAATATTTCCTTCGAAGCTGAAGAAGAGTTGGAGAGCAGAACAAAGGGAAGAGACCCAGATGAAGAAGACTTGATGGCCCGCTTCTGTGGACGTCATCATCACCACTTTGATGGTGTGACTTATG GAGATGCAGTGCCCAGATGGGTGGCTCGTTGGATTCGTGTAGCAGAACCAGGAAATGTCCTCAAAAACCATCACCAGCGGCAACAACAATAG
- the LOC115991526 gene encoding cellulose synthase-like protein E6, whose protein sequence is MAKDENLPLFTTKLAKGRILFQFYSLLIFVGICFIFVYRLSHIPAKEEPRRWAWMGLFFSELWFCFYWFVTTVVRWNPVYRNTFKDRLSHRYEKALPGIDIFVCTADPVIEPPVMVINTVLSVMAYDYPPEKLSVCLSDDGGSELTFYAMLEASRFSKIWLSFCEKFKVEPRSPEAYFRTAVEPLGEPVMAKDWSTVKMLYEDMKKRIENTTKLDRISEEISKEHKGFKEWIFVASRRDHQTILQILIDGRESKAMDIQGQTLPTLVCLSREKRPQYHHHFKAGAMNALIRVSSRISNSPIILNVDCDMYSNNSMSVRDALCFFMDEEKGNEVGFIQFPQAFENLTKNDVYGSSLNVLMELEMPGFDGNGGPCYIGTGCFHRRETLSGQKYSKIYKADWKRWSNISVDDSTSVLEETCKVLASCSYEENTQWGKEMGLKYDCTVEDVLTGIVMQCRGWRSIYFNPERKGFLGVAPTTLLQSLVQHKRWSEGDFHIFASRHCPFVLGYKRIPLKLQLTYCMNLLWATNCLATLYYVIVPSLCLFRGISLFLEITNSWVLAFVFVIIVHRAYSLGEFVWFGGTFKGWWNDQRMWLYKRTTSYFFGLLDYILKRLGFTNSAFVITTKVADDDVSQRYEQEVMEFGTSSPMFTILATLALLNAICFVSGLKRVIANVETLVWEQFALQILLCGLLVFINLPI, encoded by the exons atggCAAAAGATGAAAATCTTCCTCTTTTTACGACAAAGTTAGCGAAGGGACGAATCCTTTTCCAATTCTATtcgcttttaatttttgtgggtaTATGCTTCATCTTTGTATATAGACTGAGCCACATACCAGCGAAAGAAGAACCCAGAAGATGGGCATGGATGGGATTGTTTTTCTCAGagctttggttttgtttttattggtttgtCACTACGGTTGTACGATGGAACCCCGTCTATCGTAACACTTTCAAAGATCGCCTCTCTCACAG ATACGAAAAGGCTTTGCCGGGCATAGACATATTTGTTTGCACTGCAGACCCTGTGATAGAACCACCAGTTATGGTGATTAACACAGTCCTATCAGTCATGGCTTATGACTATCCACCTGAGAAGCTTAGCGTTTGTCTATCAGACGATGGTGGTTCAGAGTTGACGTTTTATGCTATGCTTGAGGCCTCGCGTTTCTCAAAGATTTGGCTGTCGTTTTGCGAGAAGTTCAAAGTAGAACCAAGATCGCCGGAGGCTTATTTCCGCACAGCTGTTGAGCCACTTGGGGAGCCTGTCATGGCCAAGGATTGGTCAACTGTCAAG ATGTTATATGAAGACATGAAGAAACGGATTGAAAACACCACAAAACTAGATCGAATATCAGAAGAAATAAGCAAAGAACACAAGGGATTCAAAGAGTGGATATTTGTTGCAAGCCGACGTGACCATCAAACAATTCTTCAA ATACTTATTGATGGGAGAGAGTCTAAGGCTATGGACATTCAAGGACAAACTTTGCCTACTTTAGTATGCCTTTCACGTGAAAAGAGACCCCAATACCACCATCATTTTAAGGCAGGAGCCATGAATGCATTG ataagGGTGTCATCGAGGATAAGCAACAGTCCAATAATTCTTAATGTGGATTGCGACATGTACTCAAACAATTCAATGTCAGTTAGAGATGCTTTATGCTTTTTTATGGATGAAGAAAAGGGGAATGAAGTTGGCTTCATACAGTTTCCACAAGCCTTCGAGAACCTTACAAAAAATGATGTTTATGGTAGTTCCTTGAATGTATTAATGGAG CTGGAGATGCCAGGATTTGATGGCAATGGCGGGCCTTGCTATATTGGTACTGGGTGCTTCCATAGAAGAGAGACTCTTTCTGGGCAAAAGTATAGCAAGATATATAAGGCAGATTGGAAGAGATGGAGCAATATAAGTGTCGATGATAGTACAAGTGTACTAGAAGAGACATGCAAAGTCCTTGCAAGTTGTAGCTATGAAGAGAACACTCAATGGGGAAAAGAG ATGGGCTTGAAGTATGACTGTACAGTGGAAGATGTATTAACAGGAATAGTCATGCAGTGTCGAGGTTGGAGATCCATATATTTCAATCCAGAAAGGAAGGGCTTCCTAGGAGTTGCTCCCACAACTCTTCTACAGTCACTTGTACAACACAAAAGATGGTCTGAGGGTGATTTTCATATATTTGCCTCTAGGCATTGTCCCTTTGTGCTTGGATATAAAAGGATTCCCCTAAAGCTTCAACTTACCTACTGTATGAATTTGCTATGGGCTACAAATTGCTTAGCTACATTATACTATGTTATTGTGCCATCTTTATGCTTGTTTAGAGGCATATCCTTGTTTCTAGAG ATTACAAACTCATGGGTCTTAGCATTTGTATTTGTCATCATTGTCCATCGTGCATACAGCCTAGGAGAATTTGTTTGGTTTGGGGGCACATTCAAGGGTTGGTGGAATGATCAAAGGATGTGGTTGTATAAAAGAACAACTTCCTACTTCTTTGGCTTGTTGGACTATATCCTAAAACGACTGGGGTTTACAAATTCAGCCTTTGTCATCACAACAAAAGTGGCTGATGATGATGTGTCACAGAGATATGAGCAAGAGGTCATGGAGTTTGGTACTTCTTCTCCAATGTTTACCATTTTAGCAACACTTGCATTGCTAAATGCCATTTGTTTTGTCAGCGGATTGAAGAGGGTGATTGCAAATGTGGAAACTTTGGTTTGGGAACAATTTGCATTACAAATTCTTCTATGTGGTCTGCTAGTTTTTATCAACCTCCCTATTTAA